AGGAATGACTGGATTATTTGCAAATGGAGTTAGCAATGTAAATACATTAGTAAATAAAATCAATAATACAGAAGATTCAAAAGCAAGAGGTGCCTTATTAAAAGAGCTTGATAAAGAACTTTCAAATATGGACAAAAAAGAACTTCCAGCAGCTCAAGAAATTGTTAACAATAAATTAAAATTTTCAAAAACACTTGAAAAATAATGCTGAATTATTTATATAAAAATTACCTAGCTATTAAAAATAGCTGGGTAATTTATATTTTTTAAAGATATTAATTAGATATCTTATTTTCCATAAACCAAATAAACGAAAACATCAATCCTGGTGTTTTCGCTTTACTTTCATCATAAATAAACTCTTTATACTCATTGATAGGAAGATACATAGTCTCTATTTGTTCATCATGGATTCCTCCGCCATTATGCACTTTCATGTTATCATTTATTTGGGCATAGTATAAGTTTTGTTTTCCTCCACTTATTCCAACATTTGTATAAAAAGAAGTGATTTTTTCTATGTTTTCTAACGGAACATTATAACCACACTCCTCATCAATCTCTTCTTTTACAATCATTTCCAAAGATATATCTTTATCAATAATCCCAGCACAAAGTTCATAAGTACACAAGTTTGATTTATCATTTAAATAAACAGGAGCTCTAAATTGTTTTACTAATAGAAAAGCATTTTTATCTATGTTATAAAGTAAAACAGCAACAGAATCGAAGCTTTTAACTGCTTCCCAAGTTTTATCTATTCCATTTTGATTATATGTTAACTTTACAGGATGCACAAATTTTGTATCTTCTAAAATAGATGTTTTAAAATTTTTAATTATATTATTCATTTATTAGCCTTTAATCAATTATTTTATACAAAATTTATTTAAAAAAAGTAAATATATAGTAAAATAAATTGAATAATAATTTTTTAAGGCTAGAAATGCAACTAAAATACATAGGACCAAAACCAATAATTTCAGAACATGGAGTAAGTTTCAAAGATGGGAAAGAAGACAAATATGTGTATATTCAAACTGCGATAGAAATTTTAAATGCAATCAATCATGAATATGTACAAGGCGTAATTTATAAATATGATGCTCAAATTACAAAACCAAGTGATGAAGAAATAGAAAATATCATTATAGGATATAAGCCTGAGTTGAGAAAAACTATTGAAAAAGAGATTACTTCATATAAACAATACTTAAAAGAAGAGATTGAAAATAGCCCAATCTCTCACCCTTTATTAAATAAAGATGAATTAATGGCCTTGCAAAATAATTTAAAAATCATGCATGAATATAGAATACAAAGAAGTATAAATAAAATTTGTTATATGCATATCATAGAAATAATAGCAGACATAATAAAAGAGCACAAAATAAAAGATATAAGTTCACCTTTTAATGAAAAGTTTTGGCATGTAATGCAAACTATTCAAGGACAACTATCAAATAAAAGAAACTATGTTGATACCCAAATAAAAGAGAATAAAAATGGTACGATAGAATTAAGTATGAAGTTTTAGGATCCTTTTTATTTTGCAACAGATTTAAAATCAATAAAAAATGTAGAACCTTCATTTTTCCTTGATTTTAATGAAATTTTGAGATCATACTCTTTACAAACTCCATTTACAATATCTAATCCTATGCCAAATCCACCTTCAAAATTTTCACCTCTTTTGTATCTTTTGAAAATCTCTTCTTGATCTTTTTGTTCAATTCCTATCCCAAAATCTTGAACAGAAAAAATAGTACCTTTTAGTTTTACAGTTATTTGAGCATCTTTTTTTGAATATTTAATTGCATTTGAAATAAGATTATTTACTATTTTTTGAGTTTTTGTTTTGTCCATAAAAATATCACAAGGTTCAAGTTCTTCATTTATCCTAATACCTTTTGTAATAGCAATATCTTGAAAAAACTCAACACTTTCATTTACCAACTCAGCAAAATCAATATTAACATCTAAAAAAATATCTTGTTCATTAAAAGCACTATAATGCATGTCATTATATAATTGCGAAATTTGTTTAGCACTACTTATAATATACTTTAGCATCTTTTGGGCATTTCTTCCTTGTTTTAAAGCAGAAGTAGAAGTCATCAAAACTGCAATTGGAGTATTTAATTCATGGGCAGAATCTTTTATAAACTTGTCCATTTGTTCAACTTTTTCTCGAACAGGTTTTAAAAGTAATTTTGCAAGTAAATATCCTATACCTCCAATAAAACAAGTTGCCAATAGCAAAATAATACTTATATAGATTTTTAATTTTTGTGTATCACTAATTATTTGATTTGTTTCAATTACAATATATTTAATATCAATTTTTTCATCATGGTGCTCTTCAAGTTTTGCCACATGAAAAGAGTGACTTTCATTGTGAGAAGCCTCTTTATCAAAATCTATCTTACTATTTTCAAATTGAGAAAAGATTACTTTCCCATTTTTATCAAAAAGGCCATACTTTAGATTCTCATTTTTTAATGGAGTTGGAATAAAAGGTACCTTTTCCATATAAGCATTTAAGATATTTGCTTTTAGCATATTTGCAGCACTACTCATTTCAATTGAACATCGACGATCTACCATATCAATCTCTTTTTTATAATAAGAAAGTAATAAAATAAAAAGAATTAAAACCGTCGAGCCTATATATATAAATAAAAAACTAAATAAAGCTTTTTTTTCATTTTTGTTCAAATTTGTATCCTATTCCTCGTATAGTCTCTATTTTTTCTTTTCCTAAAATTTCCCTAAGATTTTTTATATAAACCCTAATAGTTGCATCGGTTGGTTGTTCATCATATTTCCAAATATTTTGTAATAATTCCTCTGAGGATATAACTCTATTAGAGTGAGTTATAAAATATTTTAAGATTTCTTTTTCTTTTTGAGCTACTCTTATTTTTTTGCCATTTGTTATAACTAAAGATTCAGAAGGTAAAAAAGAGATATTATCATCGATTTTCATTTCGTCAACTTTTCCAAGAGAAAAGTATCTACAAAGCTTATTTATTCTTTGTTCTAACTCTTCTAAATCAAAAGGTTTTTTTATATAATCATCACTCCCAAGTTCAAAAGCAGTTTTTAAATGCTTTGTATCTTGATATGCGGTAATGATTATAATAGGAGTTTGACTTTTGTAGTCATTTCTAATATATTTTAAAACATCAAGACCTGACATAGTTGGAGTATTTACATCTAGTATTGCAAAGTCATAAATACTATCAATCAATTTTTCTAAAGCATCTTCACCCTTATTGCATAAAGTTACATCATAACCTTTGTCCATTAAATAGTCATTTAAAATATCACTTAATGCTAAGTCATCCTCTAATAATAAAACCTTCATAATTTATCATTTTTTATTTGAAGTTATCAAATACAAGTGGTGATTTGAAATCCATTGATTTTAAATGCTTCATTATAGTTTGTAAATCATCAATATTTTTTCCTGTAACTCTTATCTCATCACCTTGATTTACAGCTTTTACTTTTAATTTTAAATTTTTTATTTCCACTTGGATTTGTTTTGCTTCATCTTGTTTGATTGAATCTACTATTGCATAAACATATTTTCTATTTCCACCTGAACTATCATCTTTTTTTGCTTCATCAAGTGAATTTATAGAGAGCCCTCTTTTATTCATCTTTGAAATTAAAATATCATACATAGCATCAACTTTATTATCACTTGAAGATATTAAAGTGATTGTTTTAGCACCTTGGTTAAAATCAATTTCTGCTTTTAAACCTTTGAAGTCATATCTATTTTCTATTTCTTTTTGCGATTGAATAACTGCATTTTTAAGTTCTTGCATATCAAGCTTTGCTGAAATATCAAATGCGTGTTCTTTTACTGCCATATTGTCTCCTATTTTAATAATTTATTTATATATTATATAAAAACTTTATGTAATGATTATTAAGAGATTATATTTATCTCTTCTATTCTTTTATTTTAAGTTCATTAAGTACTGTAAATCCAATAATTATCCATGAAATAATCATAATAGTTCCACCAAAAGGTGTAATTGCTCCAAGCCAAGAAAGTTTCAGTATAACTAACATATATAAAGAACAAGAAAAAATTAATGTTCCTAAAATAAGTAAATAACCTGAAATAACAATTTGTTTTGAATTTGGTAAAAAATAAGTGATAAGTGCAACACCAAAAAGTCCAAGTGTGTTATAAAATTGATATTGAACACCAGTATGGTAAACTGCCATTAAGTATTCATCTGTAGTAGCTTTTAAACCATGTGCTCCAAAAGCACCAATAGCAATGCCAAGTGCCATCATAAATGAAGCAATGATTAAAAAGTTTTTTGTGTGTTTTGTAATAAACATAATATACTCCCAAATTTTTATTGGGAAGTATATCTAAAAAAAATTAATTAACTTTTTGATTTATCTTTTGAAGCAGAGAAGCCAGCACCTTTTTTCTCTTTTTTCTTTAAGTCTAACTCTTCTATGATTTCTTTAAAATCAACGCCATCTTGGTTCATCTTAGCAAAACATGCAGCTACAACAGCTATAGCGTTTGGAACTTCTTTTTTCTTTTTATATGCTTGTATGTTTTTTTCACTTACTTTAATAAGCGCTGTAAACTTCGGAATCGTTAATTCTGCATCCAAAAGAAGTTTTTTAAAATCTATAAAGGTCATATATTCTCCTATTTTATTAATGACGAAATTATACTAAAAATATACTAAATATACATATATTATATACTTAATATATTATATAATATCAATTTCCCAAAAAAACTCTATCCACTTATCTGCAATTTTTACTGAATAATCAGCACTTATACATGCAGTTGGTTTATAAAATATTGTAGCTAATCTAAATTCTGTATGAGGAAATTTTTCTCTTAATCTTTTTAAAATTTCTCTCATAGTTTCGCCACTATCAACAATATCATCTATAACTAAAACTCTTTTTGCATGTGATACATCAGGAATATTAAAAATATTAAATGTGTCTAGTTTCAACTCCCCTTCATAATGAATAGAATTAAGAGAAAAGACATTTCTCATATTTAAAGCTTGTCCCATAAGATGAGATAATGTAAGCCCACCCCTTGCAACTGCCAACAAAATTTCAGGTTCATAATCCCTACACTTATTTACTAAAACTTGAGTATCTTCCTTGAACTCTTCATAACCATAATAATACTTTTCTTGCAATTTCTAACCTCTTAATATAAAAACTAATAAAGAAATAAATGTTAAAAGAATAATTCCAATATTTATATCTTTTGTCTCTTTTTTAACTAATTTTATAATTGTATAAACAATAAAACCTGCTGATATACCATTTGTAATTGAATAAGTCAATGGCATAAGTAAAACTATAAAAAAAGCTGCTGCTGAAGTTGCAAAATCCACTTTCTCAAAATTTATTTTTCCTAGTTCACTAAACATCAATACTCCAACAACTACCAAAATAGGATAAATTGCATTTGGTGGAATCGATTTAAAAAGTGGTAACATAAACAGAGTTGTTATAAATAAAAGAGCTGTAAAAACAGCTGTTAATCCTGTTCTTCCACCAGCTTCTACACCTGAAGCACTTTCAACAAATGCTGTAGTTGTCGAAACACCCAATAAACTCCCACCAACTGTTGCAATGGCATCTGCTTCAAGTGTTTTTTGTAAAGATTTATCTTCTTTATTATTCTCTTGAAAAAGATTAGCTCTTGATCCAACTCCTGTCAAAGTACCTAGAGTATCAAACATATCAGTAACTAAAAATGTAATAATAACAGGTAAAAGTGACAAACTAATTGCACTCATAATATCTAATTGAAAATATATTGGAGAAATTGATGCAGGAGATGAAAACAATGATGTGGGAGCTGCTCCAATACCAAAAATCCATCCAACTATTGAAGTTACAAGAATAGATAAAATAAAGGCACCTTTTAAATTATATGCAAATAAAATAAAAGTCAAAATCAAACCAAAAGTACCTAATAAAACAGTATCTTTTGTAAAATCACCTAAAGTAACCAATGTTGCAGGACTAGCAACTATCATACCCATTTGTTTTAAACCAATAAAAGCAATAAAGGTACCAATACCTGCACTAATTGCTCTTCTTAAATTAAGTGGAATAGAAGTCATAATCCAAACTCTAAAGTTTGTAAAAGATAAAATAACAAATAAAATACCAGAAAGGAAAACTATACCTAAACCTGTTTGCCAAGGTATTTTCATACCTAAAACTAAACCGTATGAGAAGTAAGCATTTAGTCCCATACCAACACTCATTGCAATTGGAGTATTTGACCAAAGACCTGAAAAAATTGTAGCTAAAATAGTAATTAAAGCAGTGGCAGTAATAACTGCATCCATTGGAAGACCTGCATCTGCAAGTATAAATCCATTTACTGGGACGATATACATCATCGTCAAAAATGTCGTTAACCCAGCAGTAAACTCTGTCTTGACATTTGTATTGTATTTTTTTAATTTAAAAAAACCCACATCTGTTCCTATGTAATAATTTTAAAAAGAGAGAAAAGAAGAAATATTTTCTTGCTTTTTTACCCTCGAATAATATCCAAAAATGAATTATTATTTATTAAAGCAATAAAATATTACCTTATATAAAGAAAGATTTTCTATAATAAGAAAAAACAAAAGTAAAAATATGAATATAACAAATGATTGTGTTGAGTGTATAGTTGGACAAATAAATAAAGCTACGAAACTACTTAATCTAGATGAATCTCTTGCAAAAGAGATAAATACTGAGGTGGAAAAAAAAGCATTAAATTTTGATTTTAAAAAATCGCCTCCTTTTGTAGCTAAAGAAGTTTATGAATATCTTGGTTTCAAAACAAATTTAAAAGATCCATTAGAAACTTTAAAACAAGAATCTATCAAAAAAGCCACTACATACTTACCTCTAATAGAAGATAAAATCTCGTCAAGTGAGGAT
The Arcobacter sp. F2176 DNA segment above includes these coding regions:
- a CDS encoding restriction endonuclease, encoding GMTGLFANGVSNVNTLVNKINNTEDSKARGALLKELDKELSNMDKKELPAAQEIVNNKLKFSKTLEK
- a CDS encoding NUDIX hydrolase, producing MNNIIKNFKTSILEDTKFVHPVKLTYNQNGIDKTWEAVKSFDSVAVLLYNIDKNAFLLVKQFRAPVYLNDKSNLCTYELCAGIIDKDISLEMIVKEEIDEECGYNVPLENIEKITSFYTNVGISGGKQNLYYAQINDNMKVHNGGGIHDEQIETMYLPINEYKEFIYDESKAKTPGLMFSFIWFMENKISN
- a CDS encoding HAMP domain-containing sensor histidine kinase, which produces MNKNEKKALFSFLFIYIGSTVLILFILLLSYYKKEIDMVDRRCSIEMSSAANMLKANILNAYMEKVPFIPTPLKNENLKYGLFDKNGKVIFSQFENSKIDFDKEASHNESHSFHVAKLEEHHDEKIDIKYIVIETNQIISDTQKLKIYISIILLLATCFIGGIGYLLAKLLLKPVREKVEQMDKFIKDSAHELNTPIAVLMTSTSALKQGRNAQKMLKYIISSAKQISQLYNDMHYSAFNEQDIFLDVNIDFAELVNESVEFFQDIAITKGIRINEELEPCDIFMDKTKTQKIVNNLISNAIKYSKKDAQITVKLKGTIFSVQDFGIGIEQKDQEEIFKRYKRGENFEGGFGIGLDIVNGVCKEYDLKISLKSRKNEGSTFFIDFKSVAK
- a CDS encoding response regulator transcription factor; the protein is MKVLLLEDDLALSDILNDYLMDKGYDVTLCNKGEDALEKLIDSIYDFAILDVNTPTMSGLDVLKYIRNDYKSQTPIIIITAYQDTKHLKTAFELGSDDYIKKPFDLEELEQRINKLCRYFSLGKVDEMKIDDNISFLPSESLVITNGKKIRVAQKEKEILKYFITHSNRVISSEELLQNIWKYDEQPTDATIRVYIKNLREILGKEKIETIRGIGYKFEQK
- a CDS encoding YajQ family cyclic di-GMP-binding protein, translated to MAVKEHAFDISAKLDMQELKNAVIQSQKEIENRYDFKGLKAEIDFNQGAKTITLISSSDNKVDAMYDILISKMNKRGLSINSLDEAKKDDSSGGNRKYVYAIVDSIKQDEAKQIQVEIKNLKLKVKAVNQGDEIRVTGKNIDDLQTIMKHLKSMDFKSPLVFDNFK
- a CDS encoding DUF423 domain-containing protein, which encodes MFITKHTKNFLIIASFMMALGIAIGAFGAHGLKATTDEYLMAVYHTGVQYQFYNTLGLFGVALITYFLPNSKQIVISGYLLILGTLIFSCSLYMLVILKLSWLGAITPFGGTIMIISWIIIGFTVLNELKIKE
- a CDS encoding phosphoribosyltransferase; the encoded protein is MQEKYYYGYEEFKEDTQVLVNKCRDYEPEILLAVARGGLTLSHLMGQALNMRNVFSLNSIHYEGELKLDTFNIFNIPDVSHAKRVLVIDDIVDSGETMREILKRLREKFPHTEFRLATIFYKPTACISADYSVKIADKWIEFFWEIDII
- a CDS encoding NCS2 family permease, encoding MGFFKLKKYNTNVKTEFTAGLTTFLTMMYIVPVNGFILADAGLPMDAVITATALITILATIFSGLWSNTPIAMSVGMGLNAYFSYGLVLGMKIPWQTGLGIVFLSGILFVILSFTNFRVWIMTSIPLNLRRAISAGIGTFIAFIGLKQMGMIVASPATLVTLGDFTKDTVLLGTFGLILTFILFAYNLKGAFILSILVTSIVGWIFGIGAAPTSLFSSPASISPIYFQLDIMSAISLSLLPVIITFLVTDMFDTLGTLTGVGSRANLFQENNKEDKSLQKTLEADAIATVGGSLLGVSTTTAFVESASGVEAGGRTGLTAVFTALLFITTLFMLPLFKSIPPNAIYPILVVVGVLMFSELGKINFEKVDFATSAAAFFIVLLMPLTYSITNGISAGFIVYTIIKLVKKETKDINIGIILLTFISLLVFILRG